The Cloacibacillus sp. genome window below encodes:
- a CDS encoding S41 family peptidase, with product MIDLRSKILNIAAGMLIGALLCVSLYKIPQAVGADWEKSLPFTPQQLAIMKQVKLALSTYQVDGDKKGKVDDMKMYYGALKGLVESLDDPYTRFVEPKALEEENMEMEGEYGGLGIYMASRDGRTIVIAPIEDTPADRAGIKPLDEIIKVDDKNVMGMDSDEVVKMLRGPAGKPVTIQIRRKNVDKLIPVKIVREIIKIKTVRMEMLNDGVAYIKLNHFNLKTDGELRAAIKKATDKKAKGIIMDLRNNPGGLLDVCVDVTSQFIPKGVVVGMKGRFEKANDTLYAKEGRANNLPLVVIVNEGSASAAEIFAGAVKDHKRGTIVGMKTFGKGSVQTLFNLPDGSGIYVTIARYHTPSGFVLDHKGLQPDIKVEGEPKKDKKEDKQLQKALGVLKQKIKEKK from the coding sequence GTGATAGATTTGAGATCGAAGATATTGAACATCGCCGCGGGGATGCTGATAGGGGCGCTCCTCTGCGTCTCTCTCTATAAAATTCCCCAGGCGGTGGGCGCCGACTGGGAAAAGAGCCTGCCCTTCACACCGCAGCAGCTGGCAATAATGAAACAGGTGAAGCTGGCACTCTCCACCTATCAGGTGGACGGCGACAAAAAGGGCAAGGTCGACGACATGAAGATGTACTACGGCGCGCTCAAGGGGCTGGTCGAATCCCTTGACGATCCCTATACGCGCTTTGTGGAACCGAAGGCCCTTGAAGAGGAAAACATGGAGATGGAGGGCGAGTACGGCGGCCTTGGCATCTACATGGCCTCGCGTGACGGACGCACTATAGTCATCGCCCCCATCGAGGATACACCCGCCGACCGCGCCGGAATCAAGCCGCTCGACGAGATCATCAAAGTCGATGACAAAAACGTTATGGGGATGGACAGCGACGAAGTCGTGAAGATGCTGCGCGGCCCCGCGGGCAAACCGGTGACCATCCAGATACGCCGCAAGAACGTTGATAAGCTGATACCGGTGAAGATCGTGCGTGAGATTATCAAGATCAAGACTGTGCGCATGGAGATGCTTAACGACGGCGTCGCCTACATAAAGCTGAATCACTTCAACCTCAAGACTGACGGGGAGCTGCGCGCCGCTATAAAAAAGGCGACGGACAAGAAAGCGAAGGGCATCATTATGGATCTTCGCAACAACCCAGGGGGGCTTCTCGACGTCTGTGTCGACGTAACCTCGCAGTTCATTCCCAAAGGTGTGGTCGTCGGCATGAAGGGCCGCTTTGAGAAGGCCAACGATACGCTTTACGCTAAAGAGGGGCGCGCGAACAACCTTCCGCTCGTGGTTATCGTAAACGAAGGAAGCGCGAGCGCCGCCGAGATATTTGCCGGCGCTGTCAAAGATCACAAGCGCGGTACCATCGTCGGTATGAAAACCTTTGGCAAGGGGTCGGTGCAGACGCTCTTCAACCTTCCCGACGGCTCCGGTATCTATGTGACGATCGCGCGCTATCACACGCCGTCCGGCTTTGTCCTGGATCACAAAGGACTCCAGCCCGACATAAAGGTCGAGGGAGAACCTAAAAAGGACAAGAAAGAGGACAAACAGCTTCAGAAGGCGCTCGGCGTGCTCAAGCAGAAGATCAAAGAGAAAAAATAG